From a region of the Pan paniscus chromosome 19, NHGRI_mPanPan1-v2.0_pri, whole genome shotgun sequence genome:
- the LLGL1 gene encoding lethal(2) giant larvae protein homolog 1 isoform X4 — translation MMKFRFRRQGADPQREKLKQELFAFNKTVEHGFPNQPSALAFDPELRIMAIGTRSGAVKIYGAPGVEFTGLHRDAATVTQMHFLTGQGRLLSLLDDSSLHLWEIVHHNGCAHLEEALSFQLPSRPGFDGASAPLSLTRVTVVLLVAAGDIAALGTEGSSVFFLDVTTLTLLEGQTLAPGEVLRSVPDDYRCGKALGPVESLQGHLRDPTKILIGYSRGLLVIWNQASQCVDHIFLGNQQLESLCWGRDSSTVVSSHSDGSYAVWSVDAGSSPTLQPTVATTPYGPFPCKAINKILWRNCESGGHFIIFSGGMPRASYGDRHCVSVLRAETLVTLDFTSRIIDFFTVHSTRPEDEFDDPQALAVLLEEELVVLDLQTPGWPAVPAPYLAPLHSSAITCSAHVASVPAKLWARIVSAGEQQSPQPVSSALSWPITGGRNLAQEPSQRGLLLTGHEDGTVRFWDASGVALRPLYKLSTAGLFQTDCEHADSLAQAAEDDWPPFRKVGCFDPYSDDPRLGVQKVALCKYTAQMVVAGTAGQVLVLELSDVPVEQAVSVAIIDLLQDREGFTWKGHERLSPRTGPLPWPAGFQPRVLVQCLPPAAVTAVTLHTEWSLVAFGTSHGFGLFDYQRKSPVLARCTLHPNDSLAMEGPLSRVKSLKKSLRQSFRRIRKSRVSGKKRAANASSKEANAQLAEQACPHDVEMTPVQRRIEPRSADDSLSGVVRCLYFADTFLRDGAHHGPTMWAGTNSGSVFAYALEVPAAAVGGEKRPEQAVEAVLGKEVQLMHRAPVVAIAVLDGRGRPLPEPYEASRDLAQAPDMQGGHAVLIASEEQFKVFTLPKVSAKTKFKLTAHEGCRVRKVALATFASVACEDYAETCLACLTNLGDVHVFSVPGLRPQVHYSCIRKEDISGIASCVFTRHGQGFYLISPSEFERFSLSARNITEPLCSLDINWPRDATQASYRIRESPKLSQANGTPSILLAPQSLDGSPDPAHSKGPDTPEPPEAALSPMSIDSATSADTTLDTTGDVTVEDVKDFLGKARTIPTSTCPARSWSAGSLAPAWPLNIEPRLLTCRLHWDLLSCPA, via the exons ATGATGAAGTTTCGGTTCCGGCGGCAGGGCGCCGACCCGCAGCGCGAGAAGCTCAAGCAGGAGCTTTTCGCCTTCAACAAG ACTGTGGAGCATGGCTTCCCCAATCAGCCCAGCGCCCTGGCCTTCGACCCCGAACTTCGCATCATGGCCATCGGCACCAGGTCTGGGGCTGTCAAGAT CTATGGTGCACCTGGCGTGGAGTTCACAGGCCTGCACCGGGATGCAGCCACTGTCACACAGATGCACTTCTTGACCGGCCAG GGCCGCCTCCTGTCCCTGCTTGATGACAGCAGTCTGCATCTCTGGGAGATTGTCCACCATAATGGCTGTGCCCACCTGGAAGAAGCACTCAGTTTCCAGCTGCCCAGCCGGCCCGGCTTTGATGGTGCCAG TGCTCCGCTCAGCCTTACCCGAGTCACAGTGGTCCTGCTGGTGGCTGCTGGCGACATAGCAGCCCTGGGCACTGAGGGCAGCAGTGTCTTCTTCCTGGATGTTACCACCCTGACCCTGCTCGAGGGGCAGACGCTTGCCCCAGGCGAGGTTCTGCGCAG CGTGCCAGACGACTACCGCTGTGGGAAGGCACTGGGCCCCGTGGAGTCACTCCAGGGACACCTGCGGGACCCCACAAAGATTCTCATTGGCTACAGCCGGGGCCTGCTGGTCATCTGGAACCAGGCCTCGCAGTGTGTGGACCACATCTTCCTGGGGAACCAG CAGCTGGAGAGCCTATGCTGGGGGCGTGATAGCAGCACTGTGGTCAGCTCACACAGCGATGGCAGCTATGCTGTCTGGTCTGTGGATGCCGGCAGCTCCCCAACGCTGCAGCCCACGGTAGCCACCACACCTTACG GCCCCTTTCCCTGCAAGGCCATTAACAAGATTCTGTGGCGGAACTGTGAATCTGG GGGCCACTTTATCATCTTCAGCGGTGGCATGCCCCGTGCCAGCTATGGTGACCGCCACTGTGTAAGTGTGCTTCGAGCCGAGACATTGGTGACGCTGGACTTCACCTCCCGCATCATCGACTTCTTCACAGTGCACAGCACACGGCCCGAGGATG AATTTGATGACCCCCAGGCCCTGGCTGTGCTGCTGGAAGAGGAGCTGGTGGTGCTGGACCTGCAGACTCCTGGCTGGCCAGCCGTGCCTGCCCCATACCTGGCCCCGCTGCACTCCTCTGCAATCACTTGCTCGGCCCACGTGGCCAGTGTCCCCGCCAAGCTGTGGGCCCGCATTGTGAGCGCTGGCGAGCAGCAGAGCCCCCAGCCTGTCTCCAGTGCCTTG AGCTGGCCCATCACTGGGGGCCGAAACCTGGCCCAGGAGCCGTCACAGCGAGGGCTGCTGCTGACGGG CCATGAGGACGGCACCGTGAGGTTCTGGGATGCCTCGGGTGTGGCGCTGCGGCCGCTCTATAAGCTGAGCACAGCTGGCCTCTTCCAGACAGACTGTGAGCACGCTGACAGCCTGGCCCAGGCTGCCGAGGACGACTGGCCACCCTTCCGCAAG GTGGGCTGCTTCGATCCCTACAGTGACGATCCCCGGCTTGGCGTGCAGAAGGTTGCTCTCTGCAAGTATACAGCCCAGATGGTGGTGGCTGGCACTGCAGGCCAG GTGCTGGTACTGGAGCTTAGTGATGTGCCGGTGGAGCAGGCGGTCAGCGTGGCCATCATAGACCTCCTCCAGGACCGCGAGGGCTTCACGTGGAAGGGCCACGAGCGGCTGAGCCCACGCACGGGGCCGCTGCCCTGGCCTGCTGGCTTCCAGCCCCGTGTCCTGGTGCAGTGCCTGCCGCCAGCTGCTGTAACCGCTGTCACACTCCACACCGAGTGGAGCCTCGTGGCTTTTGGCACCAGTCATGGCTTTGGCCTCTTCGACTACCAGCGCAAGAGCCCTGTGCTGGccag GTGCACTCTTCACCCCAATGACTCCCTGGCCATGGAGGGTCCGCTCTCCCGGGTGAAGTCTCTCAAGAAGTCACTGCGCCAGTCTTTCCGGCGCATTCGCAAGAGTCGTGTCTCTGGCAAGAAGCGGGCTGCTAATGCCAGCAGCAAG GAAGCCAATGCACAGCTGGCTGAGCAGGCCTGCCCCCACGACGTGGAGATGACGCCCGTGCAGCGCCGCATTGAGCCCCGCTCTGCCGATGACTCCTTGTCGGGTGTCGTGCGTTGCCTATACTTCGCCGACACATTCCTTCGAGATG GGGCCCACCACGGGCCCACCATGTGGGCTGGCACCAACTCAGGCTCTGTGTTCGCCTATGCACTGGAGGTGCCGgcagcagcagtgggtggtgaGAAGCGGCCTGAGCAAGCGGTGGAGGCCGTGCTGGGCAAGGAGGTGCAGCTGATGCACCGGGCGCCTGTGGTGGCCATTGCCGTGTTGGACGGGCGTGGCCGCCCACTGCCCGAGCCCTACGAGGCCTCACGGGACCTGGCGCAGGCACCTGACATGCAGGGTGGTCACGCTGTGCTCATCGCATCTGAGGAGCAGTTCAAG GTGTTCACACTGCCCAAGGTGAGCGCGAAGACCAAGTTCAAGCTGACGGCCCATGAGGGCTGTCGTGTGCGCAAGGTGGCACTGGCCACGTTTGCCAGTGTGGCCTGCGAGGACTATGCTGAGACCTGCCTGGCCTGCCTCACCAACCTGGGTGACGTCCACGTCTTCTCGGTGCCTGGCCTGCGGCCCCAGGTGCACTATTCCTGCATCCGGAAGGAGGACATCAGCGGCATCGCTTCGTGCGTCTTTACGCGCCATGGCCAGG GCTTTTACCTGATATCCCCATCAGAATTTGAACGCTTCTCCCTAAGTGCCCGGAACATCACAGAGCCGCTCTGCTCTCTGGACATTAACTGGCCCCGCGATGCCACCCAGGCCAG TTACAGGATCCGAGAGTCACCCAAGCTGAGCCAGGCTAACGGGACCCCAAGCATCCTGCTGGCCCCACAGAGCCTTGATGGAAGCCCTGATCCAGCCCACAGCAAGGGACCTG ACACCCCGGAGCCACCCGAGGCTGCACTCTCACCCATGTCCATCGACTCAGCCACCAGTGCTGACACCACGCTGGACACGACAGGGGACGTCACAGTGGAAGATGTGAAGGATTTCCTGGG gAAGGCCAGAACTATCCCGACCTCCACCTGCCCTGCTCGGAGCTGGAGTGCTGGATCCCTGGCACCTGCCTGGCCCCTTAACATAGAACCACGCCTGCTAACCTGTAGGCTCCACTGGGACCTGCTGTCCTGTCCCGCCTGA
- the LLGL1 gene encoding lethal(2) giant larvae protein homolog 1 isoform X3, with the protein MMKFRFRRQGADPQREKLKQELFAFNKTVEHGFPNQPSALAFDPELRIMAIGTRSGAVKIYGAPGVEFTGLHRDAATVTQMHFLTGQGRLLSLLDDSSLHLWEIVHHNGCAHLEEALSFQLPSRPGFDGASAPLSLTRVTVVLLVAAGDIAALGTEGSSVFFLDVTTLTLLEGQTLAPGEVLRSVPDDYRCGKALGPVESLQGHLRDPTKILIGYSRGLLVIWNQASQCVDHIFLGNQQLESLCWGRDSSTVVSSHSDGSYAVWSVDAGSSPTLQPTVATTPYGPFPCKAINKILWRNCESGGHFIIFSGGMPRASYGDRHCVSVLRAETLVTLDFTSRIIDFFTVHSTRPEDEFDDPQALAVLLEEELVVLDLQTPGWPAVPAPYLAPLHSSAITCSAHVASVPAKLWARIVSAGEQQSPQPVSSALSWPITGGRNLAQEPSQRGLLLTGHEDGTVRFWDASGVALRPLYKLSTAGLFQTDCEHADSLAQAAEDDWPPFRKVGCFDPYSDDPRLGVQKVALCKYTAQMVVAGTAGQVLVLELSDVPVEQAVSVAIIDLLQDREGFTWKGHERLSPRTGPLPWPAGFQPRVLVQCLPPAAVTAVTLHTEWSLVAFGTSHGFGLFDYQRKSPVLARCTLHPNDSLAMEGPLSRVKSLKKSLRQSFRRIRKSRVSGKKRAANASSKLQEANAQLAEQACPHDVEMTPVQRRIEPRSADDSLSGVVRCLYFADTFLRDGAHHGPTMWAGTNSGSVFAYALEVPAAAVGGEKRPEQAVEAVLGKEVQLMHRAPVVAIAVLDGRGRPLPEPYEASRDLAQAPDMQGGHAVLIASEEQFKVFTLPKVSAKTKFKLTAHEGCRVRKVALATFASVACEDYAETCLACLTNLGDVHVFSVPGLRPQVHYSCIRKEDISGIASCVFTRHGQGFYLISPSEFERFSLSARNITEPLCSLDINWPRDATQARIRESPKLSQANGTPSILLAPQSLDGSPDPAHSKGPDTPEPPEAALSPMSIDSATSADTTLDTTGDVTVEDVKDFLGKARTIPTSTCPARSWSAGSLAPAWPLNIEPRLLTCRLHWDLLSCPA; encoded by the exons ATGATGAAGTTTCGGTTCCGGCGGCAGGGCGCCGACCCGCAGCGCGAGAAGCTCAAGCAGGAGCTTTTCGCCTTCAACAAG ACTGTGGAGCATGGCTTCCCCAATCAGCCCAGCGCCCTGGCCTTCGACCCCGAACTTCGCATCATGGCCATCGGCACCAGGTCTGGGGCTGTCAAGAT CTATGGTGCACCTGGCGTGGAGTTCACAGGCCTGCACCGGGATGCAGCCACTGTCACACAGATGCACTTCTTGACCGGCCAG GGCCGCCTCCTGTCCCTGCTTGATGACAGCAGTCTGCATCTCTGGGAGATTGTCCACCATAATGGCTGTGCCCACCTGGAAGAAGCACTCAGTTTCCAGCTGCCCAGCCGGCCCGGCTTTGATGGTGCCAG TGCTCCGCTCAGCCTTACCCGAGTCACAGTGGTCCTGCTGGTGGCTGCTGGCGACATAGCAGCCCTGGGCACTGAGGGCAGCAGTGTCTTCTTCCTGGATGTTACCACCCTGACCCTGCTCGAGGGGCAGACGCTTGCCCCAGGCGAGGTTCTGCGCAG CGTGCCAGACGACTACCGCTGTGGGAAGGCACTGGGCCCCGTGGAGTCACTCCAGGGACACCTGCGGGACCCCACAAAGATTCTCATTGGCTACAGCCGGGGCCTGCTGGTCATCTGGAACCAGGCCTCGCAGTGTGTGGACCACATCTTCCTGGGGAACCAG CAGCTGGAGAGCCTATGCTGGGGGCGTGATAGCAGCACTGTGGTCAGCTCACACAGCGATGGCAGCTATGCTGTCTGGTCTGTGGATGCCGGCAGCTCCCCAACGCTGCAGCCCACGGTAGCCACCACACCTTACG GCCCCTTTCCCTGCAAGGCCATTAACAAGATTCTGTGGCGGAACTGTGAATCTGG GGGCCACTTTATCATCTTCAGCGGTGGCATGCCCCGTGCCAGCTATGGTGACCGCCACTGTGTAAGTGTGCTTCGAGCCGAGACATTGGTGACGCTGGACTTCACCTCCCGCATCATCGACTTCTTCACAGTGCACAGCACACGGCCCGAGGATG AATTTGATGACCCCCAGGCCCTGGCTGTGCTGCTGGAAGAGGAGCTGGTGGTGCTGGACCTGCAGACTCCTGGCTGGCCAGCCGTGCCTGCCCCATACCTGGCCCCGCTGCACTCCTCTGCAATCACTTGCTCGGCCCACGTGGCCAGTGTCCCCGCCAAGCTGTGGGCCCGCATTGTGAGCGCTGGCGAGCAGCAGAGCCCCCAGCCTGTCTCCAGTGCCTTG AGCTGGCCCATCACTGGGGGCCGAAACCTGGCCCAGGAGCCGTCACAGCGAGGGCTGCTGCTGACGGG CCATGAGGACGGCACCGTGAGGTTCTGGGATGCCTCGGGTGTGGCGCTGCGGCCGCTCTATAAGCTGAGCACAGCTGGCCTCTTCCAGACAGACTGTGAGCACGCTGACAGCCTGGCCCAGGCTGCCGAGGACGACTGGCCACCCTTCCGCAAG GTGGGCTGCTTCGATCCCTACAGTGACGATCCCCGGCTTGGCGTGCAGAAGGTTGCTCTCTGCAAGTATACAGCCCAGATGGTGGTGGCTGGCACTGCAGGCCAG GTGCTGGTACTGGAGCTTAGTGATGTGCCGGTGGAGCAGGCGGTCAGCGTGGCCATCATAGACCTCCTCCAGGACCGCGAGGGCTTCACGTGGAAGGGCCACGAGCGGCTGAGCCCACGCACGGGGCCGCTGCCCTGGCCTGCTGGCTTCCAGCCCCGTGTCCTGGTGCAGTGCCTGCCGCCAGCTGCTGTAACCGCTGTCACACTCCACACCGAGTGGAGCCTCGTGGCTTTTGGCACCAGTCATGGCTTTGGCCTCTTCGACTACCAGCGCAAGAGCCCTGTGCTGGccag GTGCACTCTTCACCCCAATGACTCCCTGGCCATGGAGGGTCCGCTCTCCCGGGTGAAGTCTCTCAAGAAGTCACTGCGCCAGTCTTTCCGGCGCATTCGCAAGAGTCGTGTCTCTGGCAAGAAGCGGGCTGCTAATGCCAGCAGCAAG TTGCAGGAAGCCAATGCACAGCTGGCTGAGCAGGCCTGCCCCCACGACGTGGAGATGACGCCCGTGCAGCGCCGCATTGAGCCCCGCTCTGCCGATGACTCCTTGTCGGGTGTCGTGCGTTGCCTATACTTCGCCGACACATTCCTTCGAGATG GGGCCCACCACGGGCCCACCATGTGGGCTGGCACCAACTCAGGCTCTGTGTTCGCCTATGCACTGGAGGTGCCGgcagcagcagtgggtggtgaGAAGCGGCCTGAGCAAGCGGTGGAGGCCGTGCTGGGCAAGGAGGTGCAGCTGATGCACCGGGCGCCTGTGGTGGCCATTGCCGTGTTGGACGGGCGTGGCCGCCCACTGCCCGAGCCCTACGAGGCCTCACGGGACCTGGCGCAGGCACCTGACATGCAGGGTGGTCACGCTGTGCTCATCGCATCTGAGGAGCAGTTCAAG GTGTTCACACTGCCCAAGGTGAGCGCGAAGACCAAGTTCAAGCTGACGGCCCATGAGGGCTGTCGTGTGCGCAAGGTGGCACTGGCCACGTTTGCCAGTGTGGCCTGCGAGGACTATGCTGAGACCTGCCTGGCCTGCCTCACCAACCTGGGTGACGTCCACGTCTTCTCGGTGCCTGGCCTGCGGCCCCAGGTGCACTATTCCTGCATCCGGAAGGAGGACATCAGCGGCATCGCTTCGTGCGTCTTTACGCGCCATGGCCAGG GCTTTTACCTGATATCCCCATCAGAATTTGAACGCTTCTCCCTAAGTGCCCGGAACATCACAGAGCCGCTCTGCTCTCTGGACATTAACTGGCCCCGCGATGCCACCCAGGCCAG GATCCGAGAGTCACCCAAGCTGAGCCAGGCTAACGGGACCCCAAGCATCCTGCTGGCCCCACAGAGCCTTGATGGAAGCCCTGATCCAGCCCACAGCAAGGGACCTG ACACCCCGGAGCCACCCGAGGCTGCACTCTCACCCATGTCCATCGACTCAGCCACCAGTGCTGACACCACGCTGGACACGACAGGGGACGTCACAGTGGAAGATGTGAAGGATTTCCTGGG gAAGGCCAGAACTATCCCGACCTCCACCTGCCCTGCTCGGAGCTGGAGTGCTGGATCCCTGGCACCTGCCTGGCCCCTTAACATAGAACCACGCCTGCTAACCTGTAGGCTCCACTGGGACCTGCTGTCCTGTCCCGCCTGA
- the LLGL1 gene encoding lethal(2) giant larvae protein homolog 1 isoform X1, with the protein MMKFRFRRQGADPQREKLKQELFAFNKTVEHGFPNQPSALAFDPELRIMAIGTRSGAVKIYGAPGVEFTGLHRDAATVTQMHFLTGQGRLLSLLDDSSLHLWEIVHHNGCAHLEEALSFQLPSRPGFDGASAPLSLTRVTVVLLVAAGDIAALGTEGSSVFFLDVTTLTLLEGQTLAPGEVLRSVPDDYRCGKALGPVESLQGHLRDPTKILIGYSRGLLVIWNQASQCVDHIFLGNQQLESLCWGRDSSTVVSSHSDGSYAVWSVDAGSSPTLQPTVATTPYGPFPCKAINKILWRNCESGGHFIIFSGGMPRASYGDRHCVSVLRAETLVTLDFTSRIIDFFTVHSTRPEDEFDDPQALAVLLEEELVVLDLQTPGWPAVPAPYLAPLHSSAITCSAHVASVPAKLWARIVSAGEQQSPQPVSSALSWPITGGRNLAQEPSQRGLLLTGHEDGTVRFWDASGVALRPLYKLSTAGLFQTDCEHADSLAQAAEDDWPPFRKVGCFDPYSDDPRLGVQKVALCKYTAQMVVAGTAGQVLVLELSDVPVEQAVSVAIIDLLQDREGFTWKGHERLSPRTGPLPWPAGFQPRVLVQCLPPAAVTAVTLHTEWSLVAFGTSHGFGLFDYQRKSPVLARCTLHPNDSLAMEGPLSRVKSLKKSLRQSFRRIRKSRVSGKKRAANASSKLQEANAQLAEQACPHDVEMTPVQRRIEPRSADDSLSGVVRCLYFADTFLRDGAHHGPTMWAGTNSGSVFAYALEVPAAAVGGEKRPEQAVEAVLGKEVQLMHRAPVVAIAVLDGRGRPLPEPYEASRDLAQAPDMQGGHAVLIASEEQFKVFTLPKVSAKTKFKLTAHEGCRVRKVALATFASVACEDYAETCLACLTNLGDVHVFSVPGLRPQVHYSCIRKEDISGIASCVFTRHGQGFYLISPSEFERFSLSARNITEPLCSLDINWPRDATQASYRIRESPKLSQANGTPSILLAPQSLDGSPDPAHSKGPDTPEPPEAALSPMSIDSATSADTTLDTTGDVTVEDVKDFLGKARTIPTSTCPARSWSAGSLAPAWPLNIEPRLLTCRLHWDLLSCPA; encoded by the exons ATGATGAAGTTTCGGTTCCGGCGGCAGGGCGCCGACCCGCAGCGCGAGAAGCTCAAGCAGGAGCTTTTCGCCTTCAACAAG ACTGTGGAGCATGGCTTCCCCAATCAGCCCAGCGCCCTGGCCTTCGACCCCGAACTTCGCATCATGGCCATCGGCACCAGGTCTGGGGCTGTCAAGAT CTATGGTGCACCTGGCGTGGAGTTCACAGGCCTGCACCGGGATGCAGCCACTGTCACACAGATGCACTTCTTGACCGGCCAG GGCCGCCTCCTGTCCCTGCTTGATGACAGCAGTCTGCATCTCTGGGAGATTGTCCACCATAATGGCTGTGCCCACCTGGAAGAAGCACTCAGTTTCCAGCTGCCCAGCCGGCCCGGCTTTGATGGTGCCAG TGCTCCGCTCAGCCTTACCCGAGTCACAGTGGTCCTGCTGGTGGCTGCTGGCGACATAGCAGCCCTGGGCACTGAGGGCAGCAGTGTCTTCTTCCTGGATGTTACCACCCTGACCCTGCTCGAGGGGCAGACGCTTGCCCCAGGCGAGGTTCTGCGCAG CGTGCCAGACGACTACCGCTGTGGGAAGGCACTGGGCCCCGTGGAGTCACTCCAGGGACACCTGCGGGACCCCACAAAGATTCTCATTGGCTACAGCCGGGGCCTGCTGGTCATCTGGAACCAGGCCTCGCAGTGTGTGGACCACATCTTCCTGGGGAACCAG CAGCTGGAGAGCCTATGCTGGGGGCGTGATAGCAGCACTGTGGTCAGCTCACACAGCGATGGCAGCTATGCTGTCTGGTCTGTGGATGCCGGCAGCTCCCCAACGCTGCAGCCCACGGTAGCCACCACACCTTACG GCCCCTTTCCCTGCAAGGCCATTAACAAGATTCTGTGGCGGAACTGTGAATCTGG GGGCCACTTTATCATCTTCAGCGGTGGCATGCCCCGTGCCAGCTATGGTGACCGCCACTGTGTAAGTGTGCTTCGAGCCGAGACATTGGTGACGCTGGACTTCACCTCCCGCATCATCGACTTCTTCACAGTGCACAGCACACGGCCCGAGGATG AATTTGATGACCCCCAGGCCCTGGCTGTGCTGCTGGAAGAGGAGCTGGTGGTGCTGGACCTGCAGACTCCTGGCTGGCCAGCCGTGCCTGCCCCATACCTGGCCCCGCTGCACTCCTCTGCAATCACTTGCTCGGCCCACGTGGCCAGTGTCCCCGCCAAGCTGTGGGCCCGCATTGTGAGCGCTGGCGAGCAGCAGAGCCCCCAGCCTGTCTCCAGTGCCTTG AGCTGGCCCATCACTGGGGGCCGAAACCTGGCCCAGGAGCCGTCACAGCGAGGGCTGCTGCTGACGGG CCATGAGGACGGCACCGTGAGGTTCTGGGATGCCTCGGGTGTGGCGCTGCGGCCGCTCTATAAGCTGAGCACAGCTGGCCTCTTCCAGACAGACTGTGAGCACGCTGACAGCCTGGCCCAGGCTGCCGAGGACGACTGGCCACCCTTCCGCAAG GTGGGCTGCTTCGATCCCTACAGTGACGATCCCCGGCTTGGCGTGCAGAAGGTTGCTCTCTGCAAGTATACAGCCCAGATGGTGGTGGCTGGCACTGCAGGCCAG GTGCTGGTACTGGAGCTTAGTGATGTGCCGGTGGAGCAGGCGGTCAGCGTGGCCATCATAGACCTCCTCCAGGACCGCGAGGGCTTCACGTGGAAGGGCCACGAGCGGCTGAGCCCACGCACGGGGCCGCTGCCCTGGCCTGCTGGCTTCCAGCCCCGTGTCCTGGTGCAGTGCCTGCCGCCAGCTGCTGTAACCGCTGTCACACTCCACACCGAGTGGAGCCTCGTGGCTTTTGGCACCAGTCATGGCTTTGGCCTCTTCGACTACCAGCGCAAGAGCCCTGTGCTGGccag GTGCACTCTTCACCCCAATGACTCCCTGGCCATGGAGGGTCCGCTCTCCCGGGTGAAGTCTCTCAAGAAGTCACTGCGCCAGTCTTTCCGGCGCATTCGCAAGAGTCGTGTCTCTGGCAAGAAGCGGGCTGCTAATGCCAGCAGCAAG TTGCAGGAAGCCAATGCACAGCTGGCTGAGCAGGCCTGCCCCCACGACGTGGAGATGACGCCCGTGCAGCGCCGCATTGAGCCCCGCTCTGCCGATGACTCCTTGTCGGGTGTCGTGCGTTGCCTATACTTCGCCGACACATTCCTTCGAGATG GGGCCCACCACGGGCCCACCATGTGGGCTGGCACCAACTCAGGCTCTGTGTTCGCCTATGCACTGGAGGTGCCGgcagcagcagtgggtggtgaGAAGCGGCCTGAGCAAGCGGTGGAGGCCGTGCTGGGCAAGGAGGTGCAGCTGATGCACCGGGCGCCTGTGGTGGCCATTGCCGTGTTGGACGGGCGTGGCCGCCCACTGCCCGAGCCCTACGAGGCCTCACGGGACCTGGCGCAGGCACCTGACATGCAGGGTGGTCACGCTGTGCTCATCGCATCTGAGGAGCAGTTCAAG GTGTTCACACTGCCCAAGGTGAGCGCGAAGACCAAGTTCAAGCTGACGGCCCATGAGGGCTGTCGTGTGCGCAAGGTGGCACTGGCCACGTTTGCCAGTGTGGCCTGCGAGGACTATGCTGAGACCTGCCTGGCCTGCCTCACCAACCTGGGTGACGTCCACGTCTTCTCGGTGCCTGGCCTGCGGCCCCAGGTGCACTATTCCTGCATCCGGAAGGAGGACATCAGCGGCATCGCTTCGTGCGTCTTTACGCGCCATGGCCAGG GCTTTTACCTGATATCCCCATCAGAATTTGAACGCTTCTCCCTAAGTGCCCGGAACATCACAGAGCCGCTCTGCTCTCTGGACATTAACTGGCCCCGCGATGCCACCCAGGCCAG TTACAGGATCCGAGAGTCACCCAAGCTGAGCCAGGCTAACGGGACCCCAAGCATCCTGCTGGCCCCACAGAGCCTTGATGGAAGCCCTGATCCAGCCCACAGCAAGGGACCTG ACACCCCGGAGCCACCCGAGGCTGCACTCTCACCCATGTCCATCGACTCAGCCACCAGTGCTGACACCACGCTGGACACGACAGGGGACGTCACAGTGGAAGATGTGAAGGATTTCCTGGG gAAGGCCAGAACTATCCCGACCTCCACCTGCCCTGCTCGGAGCTGGAGTGCTGGATCCCTGGCACCTGCCTGGCCCCTTAACATAGAACCACGCCTGCTAACCTGTAGGCTCCACTGGGACCTGCTGTCCTGTCCCGCCTGA